ACAATAGCCAATACCTTTATTGATGAAATCCTCAGGACTGGACCAGAATTCGTCAATTTTCAAGCGCAGAAAATTAGCATTTATAGCTGTCTTATTCCCTAGAAGGTCAGCGTCTATTTTTACCACTTCGTACCCTTCTTTAAGCTCAGGCTCATTATTGTTGTCGAAATCACTAGATTTCAACCGATAAACCCTCTGATTCCATCTCCCTAAATCTCGATGTGCAAAGACTCTTTCAATCGTACCGTACCACTTATCATGATTGCCTATAGCTTCGAAGCAATCTAATCCAACTCGCTGCGCTTCCGGAACGATAACTGAGTCTATGAAGCTATTCAATTCTTGATTGAATAGCTCATTCTGCTCATCGCCTATAAATAAGAAACCGTCATTATTGCCTAACCAAATGATCCCTGAGGTCGGTGACATTCGATCATCAACAAATATTCTCCCCGGGTTAACTCCCTCAACAACGGCTGCAGCTTCCATTTGTCCTTGTGGATTAAGCAAGTGTCTGCATTTTTTGAACTCGCCTCTATCCAGTTCCGTTATCATTGTCTTCCCGCCTTTTTAATTATTCA
The window above is part of the Paenibacillus lutimineralis genome. Proteins encoded here:
- a CDS encoding GNAT family N-acetyltransferase, whose product is MITELDRGEFKKCRHLLNPQGQMEAAAVVEGVNPGRIFVDDRMSPTSGIIWLGNNDGFLFIGDEQNELFNQELNSFIDSVIVPEAQRVGLDCFEAIGNHDKWYGTIERVFAHRDLGRWNQRVYRLKSSDFDNNNEPELKEGYEVVKIDADLLGNKTAINANFLRLKIDEFWSSPEDFINKGIGYCIVHQREVVSVCFSGFVLGNIHCIDIETVKEHQKKKLGQKIAHCLVKDCLNHDQVPYWDCMEVNKPSVAVAERLGFQVTYRYVGYDFAFTRTDNISI